Within Carassius carassius chromosome 8, fCarCar2.1, whole genome shotgun sequence, the genomic segment GTCTTTCGGAAAAAGTCGCCTACATTAAATGACAGCATCGGGACTTCAGGTTTCGTCTACAACGCAACTATACCACAGTGATTAGTCGCTGCATACCTCCTTTAGCAATAAATATCCTACTCTAATATTAATTATAGTAATAAAGATaacatgataataatgataatagtaaaaAGCTAGATTCTGTCCTTTTCTGcgatctttttttgtttgtctgcttttgttttgtttttcttcaatcACAGCAAGTTGGAAAGCAATGGAGTTCCCATCTCACTAATAATCTCTCTATCAATTACTATCCTCCTCCTGTATGCTCCTCGTCTTCCTCCTCTTGCAATCAACCCACAACCAGCAACTATTTTCGTCACCATCCTCTTCATTATCTAGTAGCAGTTGTTGGGCGTCGATTCCCTGCGCTTCTTCCATCCGTCTCTTTGGTTGCTATTGCATCCGTTCGGCTTGCAGCTGCTGGGGCTGGTATTGACCGAAGGCGGCAGCTGCGGCTGCAGACCCCGGTGCGGCGGTGGCCAGTGGCTGCTGCATGGCATAGCCGTAGCCGGCGGTAGCTACGTAGCCGGCTGCAGCAGGAGAGGCAGCGTATGGGTACTGCTCGTAGGCTGCAGCGGCTGCAGCGGTTGCGGCACTGGCGTACTGTGCGTAGGCTGCACCAGTGTAGTCGATGTAAGGTGAGGACGCGGTGGCAGAGGCCGCCCCTGGCTGGATGTGAGGGATGACCACACTGGGCTGCATGAAGGCCTGCGGGTACACGTAGTGAGTGGGGATCCTGTGAGAGACAAGCATGACAGCATGTTAGCAATGCATTACGGACACATCAAATACAGAACCACAACCACAGCGCGGCCAAGCACCCCATTTCCACAATTCAGTAACACCAAGGAAATGCCTGCTAGTGATTATTAGATATATAAGGTTGCCAAAATAGACATTTCTCTGTACAATTGTAATTTCCGTGCCATTAGTGGTACCAAATAATTACTGTCATCAGACAGGTTTTTCCCAAATTTATCCACGAGTCATTGGTTAAGCAAGTGGATCTACCTATACACATCTATGGCTGCTAAATTGAGTTCGTCAAGACACTTCAGAGCAATGCTTTGATAGCCATGCTTACATTTttgtgatacaaaaaaaaaaaaacttaaattaatttaaaaccacACAAAAATATTTGATAGTTAGAAAGCCAAGTTCAATCCAACTGAACATTATTCCCATCAGCTATTGGTCAGATACCCCTCCCACAAGCTCATGCCACTAGTTGAGCCACTGTTGCTAGGTCAGGCTGGTCGGGATTCTCGAACAAAGAGAGCAATGTTTTGATAGCCcctcattgtttacactttacAACATACAATTGTCTTTAAGTTTCTGTACTCTAACTTGGGACTGGAGAAAATAGTTTAACAtccttttaaaacttaaaatgccAAGTAAACGGATCATCTGTGTGAATCATCGGTGTTAAAAGTCACATGCGTTCAACACTCCTGTGTCCATCCTATGAAATAGGGGAAGGCAGGACCCAGGAGAGGCAAAGAGGAGATGAGGGGAGCATTGTGAATATGTCAGGGATACTTTGACAGCTGGACAGTTTTCAAAAAGGGACGTTGCTGGCTGTTTCCCCCTCCGCACTTAGACAATGAGCCTCAGGCtggacagcacacacacagaggggAGTTTTGATTAAATAAGCAATCAGGAACAATGAGCCCATTCTGCCTTTCATTACGTACCCCGTTGTACTTTCAGAGCGCTTCTCACATTTACGGGCGAGAACTTTTAAAATTAGTTCAGGGATGACAGAATGCACTGAAATGCCTGATGCACCAAATATGATTTAATAAGGCATTACAACTATATTGTAAAAGACAGTGACATCTGTGAGAATTTAAGGCTGGAGATTCTCATGAAAAACTGAACTGAGTTAAAGAAACAGGGATCTGTGGCTGTTGGGAAGCAACATCTACTCTGACCTGCACAAATAGAATAGGAATTTCCACAATGAGGCTTATTAGATAAGATGGTGTTTATGACTAGAATTTGAGTTTGTTAAGATGGTTTGAAAAAGTGAGAGAATGGTTCTATCATGGCAACCCTATTTGTAGCACACCATTAAAACAATCAAAACTCAACCCCTGACCACCCCCAAAATCAAACTCCAAAACCTCTGCCCCAAAATCAAAGAAAATAAGCATACCACAGGCGTCAAGAAAAAAAAGGGGGGCAACAGTATGTATTACCAACATCAACTCAAAACACACAACCACTCACATAATGCCATAAATGATAGGAATGAAACAAAACCTTCCTTTTTCTCACTCAGGTCAAAGGGCAAAGATGCTCCTAAATCTTTCATAGATGCCTTGCCAGCCTGAGGTGACAGCAGGGATTGTGTTAATATAGACTACCATAAGATTCAAACACAGTGAAAATACACTCAGCTTTTAAACATTGAGAAGATCACATTCAACCTGCACAGGCACCACAACAAAAACATCACCAGACACAGGTGactattcattcatttaaataaaatgcttcaCTCATTTAAAACAAGGTTCACATTGTGAACAGACATCTCACAGACATTCATTCTGTGATTTACATATGGATCAGTGTGAAAATTATTGGTAAGCAACTTAAAAATGATCAATTAAGGGACAATATTTGCCCTGGATCTTATgagcatttatttttacttttatgggGGCACAGTTTCAATGtaatatattaatgaattaatatttaacattagtaATTAAAGTCATTAGATATAAGAGAATGTTACCAATCAAATAAATTTTAAGAATGCACCAAAATATGTCTACAAAATATAGTTTACCCACACAAAAGTCACAATGGGTAGTTGTTAGGCAATTGCTATGCGGTTTTGCTAAAGTACTGTGGCTGGTCACGAAGATGTTTTTGACTTGAATAAAGAATAGCTTAAGCAGTAAAGTTAgagcaaacaaataaatgcaataaacctTCTAGTACTTAATAGATATAGCCaagaacatctttaaaaaaaatattaagttaaatGTAATACTCTTGCTCAGGGCATGTCTATCACAACATGGTCTAATTTTAGGTTGGTCTGTTAGTTGTTAGTACACTGGGGTCCATACTACCGAACATGCTGTCTAAAAGCAGTACCAAGTTACAGATAAATGACAGAAACCTTGCACAACCATTTTGAGTGAAATAAAATGCAGCTGACTCAAGACCACAGTCAATGCAGCTCTTTATGTGTGAGTGACTGCTTCCTAGGTCATTCCAAACTAGTGTCGTTTTCTAAATGCAAGAAGATTTTGCCTTCTACATCTTTATCTGTTTGTCTTGTgagcccttatgaaaattaaaaacGCATCTAATGTCTATGAGCCCAAATAATCAATGATTTATACAAATAACCTACTCCCATTGAAAACTACCTATCAGTTTCTTTCAAATAGAGATTAAAATAACTTGTTACTGTGCCATTCAACAGTGCACATAAATTTACCCATCTAGATCCCTGCAGGCCAGGAACCTTGAGGTTTGTGTCTAAATAAAGGTCAACTTCAGACAAGAGTTTCACAGATCTAGAAGACACCTGTTGTCATCTGTGAAGATCTCAACTGTGCAGCTAAGATCGGGGAGAAGagaattataattaaatttaatttaattaaatgtacgtatttagcagacgcttttatccaaagcgacttacagtgcattcaggcaatacatttttacatatcatgcGTTCCCGgagaatcgaacccccaacattgcgcttgataacgcagtgctctaccaattgagctacaggaacactaaagtTACATATTCTACTCAATTTGGACCAATTTGCCTGCATTATCTGGTTAGGCTGTTTTTACACACTATGTGTGATAATGGCCTATTTACCGCTGAGCTCATGAGAACCTCTACAAAAAAAGTTGCAGAACAGGCATGACTTAGCAAATTTTAAACCTGTCCCGTATATTACACAGTTCCAATTTGACTACCAACACTGTTTGGCACCTGAGCAACCTTTTCCAACCACTTCTAGGTCAAAGAATGATGCCACTGTTCATTTGACACACAGCTTCCTGAAACTATCAAAAAATGCACTGGTGCTAGACAGGAGGTGCCATCTCAGCGGCAATGTGGCACATGTTGGGCCTTGTTGAGTTTATCTTGAAGCTAAATGTCAGGAGCGGCCCAACCCCCCAAGCCGAGAACAAGTTTGTGACAGTGACCGGAgccagagagatagatagagggagaaagagaaagacagagtgTTAAAGAGCGAGAGAAAGCTTCATGCGACTGCAGTGTCAGCACTATAGCCTTTGTGCAGGACAATGGTGAAGCTTGTTTTCCTTAACGCCGTACGGGGACATGTGACGAAGGCTCGCTCAGGGGGCTGTGGCATCCAGACATTTGTTTGTCACAGCAGAGGGCTCACAACACTgcaaacacatgcatgcatgtcacaaacagacacacgctcacccacacacatacgcacacaatGTGGATTCCTCCACAGATTAAACTATGAGACTGAACACCTGCCAGTTTTTTAATATGCCTGCTGATCTAACAGTAAATTGTCAAGTTGCCTCTAAACTGTTATTtctttgtctttctgtctttggcatgataatgttcaaaagttgAGGGTTGGtaaaattaataagaaagtaatacctttttcagcagggatgcattaaatcaaaaaaagtacttttataATGTCGCAaaagattttgatttcaaatatatgtttttttttgttcgtttttttggTACTTTCAACTTAAAGAAtgctaaaaacatatatattattgtttttacaaaaatactaagcagcacaactattttcaacattaataataataagaaatgtttcctaagcggctaatcagcatattacaatgatttctgaaggatcgtgtgactctgaagagtggagtaatagatgctgaaaattcaaataattaaataaatataataaaaagaaaacagttagttaaaataataaatacagtaacatttTTAGCACtataaaaacatgacaaaactgaCTTGTACTCTATACTTCAAATCTTCAGAACCTATTCAATAATtctgtgtgagaaacagaccagAATTTAAGTTATACACCAAAAAGACACAAAAGATCCCATTTGAAGACATGCTGTTTTCAATCTCTTTTTgcattttgctgaataaaaaaaatacacaggaACAATAAGAGGCTGAGTaaattagtatattttaaatttcTTGTTTGGGTAAACTACCCCTTTATACTTTTTGGTTGGTTTCGTTTTAATACAGAAATGGTCAACAAGGGATTTACAAGGAGatcatcactgaaagagaaacgGCAGGACTCTAGAGACTCTGGATCCACTGCAGGATGCCTTATAGGGCTAGAGTAAAGAGACGACagaggagagatagagagagagagctggagaGGGAGGAGAAATGAACAGACACAATGGAGATGGGAGAGGACGGTAAATGGTGAGCATGTGTCAGTCTCTGTGTTGTGAGTGTGACAGGACTCCCAATCAGTGAGCAAAATAAAACCGCAACGTGCATGTTTGCAGACGGGCTGTTGGTTGGCGTGAAGAGGGATCAACAACGGCACACAAAACAAAATGGCACTCACTCCAATAACAAGACAccagaaaacacaaaaaaagtgaatagaaataaaaataaatgagcaaAAACACAAGCTCCAGCAataaaaatgtgaagaaaaaataaaaaatattcacacTTTGCTCCGTGGCAAAGTTATCACTCCTCCACAAAACGGAAATTCAGCAGCCCAAAACCAGCCTTTTttccattaaattaaaaaaagcacaCAGTTAAGCTATCAACACCACTTCATAACGgtaaaaagacacacacatagcTCTATGTACTATTAAAAGTGAAAGTCcaaaccaaaataaaaccaaCATACATGCATCGGTAATCACCATTTTCaagcttgtttgtgtgtgtttgagtctaCAGGTACTGTAGCTACAGATCTGCACAAAGCTCTCAGAGCTATTCCTCAAACCACCAGTTATCTTAACCCAAATCGAGCCTGTCGGACCAGAGAAAGATAGACAACATTGAGTCAGGCTATAGTTTCCAGTGTAAAATATCTTCttactcacttacacacacacatatgcacactctCAACATCAATCTAATCATATCAAAGTATTAAATAAGCTTCAGCAATTATGAATAAGCATTGAACATCATGTCTTCCCTATTATCaatgtataaaaatacatttgttcatGATGCCTCTGTGAGTTCATAATCTGGTCCTAAAACTGGTTTGATGTTTAAAACTACcactgaaaatatactttatatatttttgctcTTACTCACCCATATGGTCTTTGGATGAAAGCAGGGTGAATCTGAGGGACACCGAAGGTAAAACCTGCACACAATAATTAAATAGCAAATTAACCATTTTTGCATATTACTAATGTTACAGTCCCAACCTAAGCTGCTAAAGATGTCTGTAGATGAAGTTAAACATTGGTGGAACTACTGTTTTGTCGAGGTTTGCCAAGTTAGTGGGACTGTATACATGAAGTACAATAGCTTACAGTTAATCACATCATTACATCTCTAATCTCCTTTACAGTGACTGTTTACCATTAATTAAGACCTGAAATCCTTAGGTAAACATCAGCGCATGTACAAACAAAAACTACAGAACTCAAAAATGCCAATGcttttgttggaacataaatgtatcTTCGCTTTGTCAGTCAAAGCTTCTAGGGTTTATTGGGAGTCATTGTGTCAATAAAAGAGCGATGCAGTTGGTAACCAATGGCATCTTCTCATGAATATTATCTTTATGTCTTTGCTCTTTATAACAACGCATAGTAGCCTCACCTGGCTGCATCACCCGTGGCTTGGCTCCGAGATAAGCCAGGTTAACGTTGGCTTTCCTGCCGTCGATGATGGGGTTGGGGTCCTTACAGGCTCTGTCTGCAGCAGAACGGTCTGCCATAGTCACCTAGTTTGAGACAGAACAAACAGAGAAGAGTGGTGCATGAGAGATACACATTAAACCAACAAATGATCTAACAACTAAAGGGGTATGCTAATTACGGtaacataaatacaaaaataagcttCCATGGCCGTATTTGGAACTGAATAGCCAGAGATAGCCATTGCAGACTTCACTTAATTCGTTTAAATAAACACCTTGTGACCTCTGCCCCAAATGAGGCTTTAAACACAAGATGGTTTGTGTTAtttggtgtttatttattttttaagatgtcTGGCTAACAAAATCATTAAAGACAGAGGTCACTCAAGTCTTTCTATGCCTTATTTTGGATATCCTTGTGAAGCAGGCAACAGGTTTATTGTGAAATCCACTAGGGTCCCTTAACTTCTGCTGTGTGGATTGTCAAAACATTACAAGTTGGCTTGTTTACTCAGTCGCTGAGGAACTCTTATCAGGGTGCTTCTAGTCAAACTCGACAGCTGAGCCAACAAGGGCCTGTTTTAGACTTGTGCAATTTGTTCAGTCAGGAATTATTAATATTCTGACTATTAACAAGCAGCTTGAATATATACTTTGTATAGTTTAGATTTAAAGAGGCTGCCGCCGTTTACTCAAAAATGATGGCGCTCCAAACTTATATGACTTTCTCAGGATGTAAAGGAGATTTTAGGGGAAATTACAGGTTGGGTCACAATTAACATTCATTATACCTTTTTCGgtttcgtttatttatttatttattttttaaataaaatgaacgtGAATGGGGTCTGGGTTATTCAAGTTTCGTGTTCGCCACAACACGAGGGTAAGTAAACGAGtgggatgaactgtcccttttacAACACAGGTTTCAATATAAGtctgtaaaataaatgcatgcaggtagaataaaacatttttaaaagtttaccATTTTTAGCAGCCTTTTACTAAAGAAATACAAGTATTTGAGAAAGCACGCGCGTTCCGCAAAAACTTAGTGTGTTTGATTATAAAACACTGAGTTGTCATTTAAATGTGTTGTCACGCAAAGTTAACGTTTGACAGTCATGGTGGGAATACTTACAAATCCATAACCCCTGGACTTTCCAGTCTGTCTGTCGGTAATCACCACTGCTTCTTCTATTTCGCCAAACACTTCAAAATACTTCCTTAGACTGGAATCCGTCGTATGATACGGAAGACCACCGACAAATATCTTGGTATAAGTGGTGTCCTTTTGGGTGGTATGCATCCTCACAAAAATGCTCGTAAAAATGCTcgtgcaaaaataaaaaaggggaaaGACGGTAGTGCAATTTAGGACTGATAATGACCGTACCAATCCTTTAATATTCCGTTAAAATATTCACTAGAAGTTACAAAAAGCGATTGCTGAGAAATTATAAAACGCACGCACGCAGATGGGTTTGATGTCAGAGGTAGATTAATGTGGTAAGTAATGTGGAGCGGATTGAGCCAAGGATCATCAGGTGGGTCGAACTCCTCTTCCAAACTGACGTGACTTCTTAAAAGTGCGTGTTACCCATTCCTAAAAGCACCCGGTTAAACCACACCCAGATCACTTTGAGGGAGGTACGAGCACGCTTGACCCCACGCCCACTACACGCGCTTGGACAACAGCTGGACGTCGCACAACGGGCATCTGTGTGCCTTTGTTCAAGAACTGTAGACATTTCATACAGTTGTTGTTTcagtaaatgcatgtaaatgtttGTGCGACAGGAAAATACACCAAACGTCATGCTTTTCTAACAGTAACCTTgctttaaaaactaaattaaatcaaccatATGGTTTTAGGTTTAAATGGGTCACCCAGCCTTGCCAAGCTTTGACAGCAAGTTGTTCTCCCAACCAAACCAGCTGAAAAATGCCCTAAAACTCTATAAGACCACCTGAATACTGTCTGTAAACCCCATGAAACCAGCCTACAGACCAGATTGGAAGACAAGCAAACGTGCTCGGTTAAACCAGACTATGCTTGTTTGAGCTGTTTTTCCCCAACAGGAAACATCGGCAGGAAACATTGGCAGTTTCGAGATCTAACAAAAATATGGCTTCAGGCAAAAGCTAAGCATGACAGTGCCAGATCTGTTACAAATAGCCTATACTTAATTGCTAAATTCAAAAAGGCAATGGCTATAATGGCTGACACAAATTGGGTTAACACTGCACTCCATATGACCCAGTGCATAAGAAAATAACAAAAGAATGACTTACAAAAAATTGTAAACAATGAAACCactcataattatatatatatatatatatatatatatatatatatatatatatatatatatagtacagaccaaaagtttggacacaccttctcattcaagaagttttctttattttcatgactatgaaaattgtagtcacactgaaggcatcaagggctatttgaccaagaaggagagtgatggagtgctgcgccagatgacctggcctccacagtcaccggacctgaacccaatcgagatggtttaggggtgagctggaccgcagactgaaggcaaaagggccaacaagtgctaagcatctctctgggaactccttcaagactgttggaagaccatttcaggtgactacctcttgaagctcatcaagagaatgccaagagtgtgcaaagcagtaatcaaagcaaaaggtggctactttgaagaacctagaatatgacatattttcagttgtttcacacttttttgttatgtatataattccatatataattccacatgtgttaattcatagttttgatgccttcaatgtgaatctacaattttcatagtcatgaaaataaagaaaactctttgaatgagaaggtgtgtccaaacctttggtctgtactgtgtgtatattaaatgttgtatgtatgtaaaatatatgaatgtacttaggatttaaaatttattttgtaaaaatgtattttgactcCTTCAGGGCATAGTGTTGCTGACACTCACCCAGTGCCAGCATGATATGAATATAGCATTTTAACTTGCTAACATATAGCTTTTTATGTCAAAATGGCAAATAGAATATATGGCTAAATCGAAAAAAATCAGTACGGCCTATAGAATTTAATGAGATTTCATCAATTTAGAgcaaagtatttaaaatgttgcaaaatgttgctaacaaaaacaaaatgtttccaACACACACCTTTCACACTTGGTCTATAATAATAGACATGGCTATCTGTAGATAAGCACAGAAGCAAACCCAGCATATCTTATCAGGCTGATCTTGTCCGTTAGGACAACTTGGCAGGTGGTGGGTAAGAGAGGTAAAAGAATTCTTCATGTGAGGAACATACACAGATATGCTGGAGAATGGACGCGTTTCAAATGCTGTTTCATTGAAACTCAAAACTGAGCGAGCGTCTGGGCATGTTTCCTGCATCCCTCAATGAGTATTTTCAGCATTGTGTTGTCAACACCTTTCATTTCTCTTCAcacttttttgtgcatttttatatgtataaaaatgtaatattgtattttgttatatttttctattttgtgttCAGTCACCATATGATTAAACATTTCACTATCTAACTTTTTAGCTTATTTGTAATATGAATTGGTAGAAATATGCATAAGTCTCTACCTCATACTTCAGGACACCACTGCTATTTATTGCAACATCAAATTATAATCagttaataattcattaaaagtATAGTATTGCATTCTAATGTTTCTTTGATATAGCCTATGTGAAAAGCTCATCTTTACAACAATTACAACTGCTAATGTCAGACCATCCCAATCTCCTTTAGGACAAAAAGAACAGACGATTTTCCAGGTCTCCATATAATTGGGAGGAACGTGATATATCACCAGGTAAATTATTAAACAGCCTTCTCATTTAGACCATACAACTTCCAAAGCACTCGGGTGATGGAGTTTTTGTGGAAGCTTGCAACCCGAGAACGAGCCTATGTGGTGTGACCTGCCAAGCCATGTGGAGATCCTGACGCCCGTGGATGGATAATTGAggctttatataaaataatgtcaGGTAGGAACTCAATCGAGATCATCCATGAATCAACTAATTTATTTATGCCGGGCCACACACTCATTAAGCTGCGAGTGGAGGCACAGTGAGGGAGATGGCTTTGTGTTTCAGCACAGTTACAAAAGGAGGCCTATCTTCTTTCAGGAGCTGTCTACATTTACCTACAAGACATtgactcaatgtttttttttatatatgttatggGCGCCCATTGCATAACTTAATTGGCAATCAGTTTCATAAACTTTCCAATGAAATAAATAGTCTTGAGTTCAATTGACAAAGCTCAACTGACAGCCTTTGTGAGATAATGAAGATTACCACCAGAAAATGTTTGACTAATccctttttttgtctttgaaataaaaatcaataatcaaatgtatttacaatagaaGTCAATAGACTAGATTTGAAGGATTtgaaagcagaaatgtgaagctcataatttaataaaacaacttACATTAATTTTTATGTTAAAACTTTGAACTGTAAAGTAGGGATTGTCAattttacagtagtttttattagttttccattattttaatagtttttgttctTTTCAAATATGTCTAAAGTAAATAggctattattaatatttatttcagttttcgttTAGTCACTTTAGTACATTAATATTGCCttggaaactagctgaaataaaacaagtttaagtttttcaattttatttcagttaacatttattttaagtaatcaAAAGGTTTTTAATAGTTCAGgttactataataaccctgattaacacacacattatttacgTCTTGTGGTTATACAAttgaaacattaacatttatggattcacttcctttttttatttttattttttacaccaaAAGTATTGTTGATTGAGTTGAACTATAACCCAAAATATTCAATAAAGTTAATGGATATAACCAGTCTTGTTAGTTCTTCTCCCTTTTAAAGTCGGGCTTACTGCAAGAGAATGGTTTATAATAGACCTAATGATCTTTTTGTAGAGCAAACTCAAAGAATGAGAGATTTTGGAGAGCCCTCAACACAATCCACCCGTCAAACACAGTCACTCACTCATACAAACACACGTTTACAGCCTTCAGAGGTCACTGGTTCTAGCGAACAGCTGATCAGCTTTGAAATACAAGTCATTAAAGGTTAGGGTTGAAAACACTTTAACTGTATGCTTTGTTTATTTGGATAAAGTCAGGTGAAATATAGTTGTGCGGTacatatgttttaatgtttgagtCTAATTTCATATGGTATCATAAAAGCCTGCATGACAAGAGCCAACTTGAATGGTGAGGCAGTACTGCTTTGATAGAGGGGCATTTTCAAATGTAACAGGTGGGACCTGTCAGAATGTCAGTGCAGACAGACAAATCACTGGCAGCTGTAAcagctcgctcacacacacacacacacacacacacacacacacacacacacacacacacacacacacacacacacacttgatgaCAACACGTTTTTTAAAGCTATCTACTTTTATATAATTAGCTAATTGCAAGAGGGCTATTTACTTAGTATAGTCAGATCATCATAATTACAAAGAGACATTCTAACATTCAGGAAAAACACCAGAGAGCCATCTCGGATTTCCACCGTCCCCAAGACAAAACAATTCTCGGTTTCAGCCTAACTTCATTAAGTAGCTCCACCTTGTGGACAGCCACTTCCCTTTAGTTGAAGGTAGTGGTTACACAGATTATTGTAATAATTGATTGCATATAAAGTAGTTTATATGATAAACTGTACATAAAAGTTTGGGAttaataagaaattaatacttctattttgcatggatgcattaaattgattaaaaattacaCTGTATAGatatttcagtctatttcaaGTAAACGATGTTCTCTTGAAATCTATTTGTCTTAAAATCCTAGTGAAAATGTATCATGACTACTACAAATagattaagcagaacaactgttctTTTTAGAAGTCAACCTGGATAAGAAAAGGAAATGTTACTTCAgcaaataacagtaataataattcagcatattagaatggctTTTGAAGggttatgtgacactgaagatttgaGTAATGGCTgccaaaaattcagttttgtcatcacagaaataaattacactttaaaatatgaaaggataagacagaaaacagttctttaaaatgattatttctaATGATTTGtttacaatattttactgtatttttgaatatatttgaaatctTGGAACTTTTGAGAAAGAATAATGTTCTTAAAATTCAAGACTTATGAGCCGTATTGAAAGAAATATCTTATTGGCAACTTGCATATATTAAATATCATGCTGAATTGTTAACCCTTCTAGTTATTGCACTGCTACCTACATAATTACTGCAACAAACTGTTTACACTTATTAGGCACATATTTCCATGATAATGTAAAACCCAAAGTCAGAATTTGATCTCAGCCATACCATATAATAAAGTGAATAATGTGTAAAGTGCATGTGCAACTCTAAGCATACACATTTggaaatattgcttctgtattTAGTTTcattctgaaacacacacaagcaGCAGGTCTAAAATCCCTCATCTGGGTCTTCAGTCTGCTGGAAGGTGGAGTCATTTTCCAGTTCTGGGGAATCATTAAGTCTTTGGTCCTCAGAGTCTCCATTGACTGGCTCCATTGACTGTAGCAGT encodes:
- the rbm24a gene encoding RNA-binding protein 24; translated protein: MHTTQKDTTYTKIFVGGLPYHTTDSSLRKYFEVFGEIEEAVVITDRQTGKSRGYGFVTMADRSAADRACKDPNPIIDGRKANVNLAYLGAKPRVMQPGFTFGVPQIHPAFIQRPYGIPTHYVYPQAFMQPSVVIPHIQPGAASATASSPYIDYTGAAYAQYASAATAAAAAAYEQYPYAASPAAAGYVATAGYGYAMQQPLATAAPGSAAAAAAFGQYQPQQLQAERMQ